tgggaagtagaaaatttcctttttaaagttccctttcttattaaaaattaagtgtgctaataactttgttaggCACtctcctatgtagctgttaaacatgccatgcttacaagCACGCTGTACATTCTATGTCCGTGTACTTtcaccaagatatctgtgctggtggacatgctcacaggcatgtcctagctctccattgcttttacttgTTTAGAACATTTTAAGTTGTTAGCTAATCGGGctttaaattgtgaggtctggctccagtcAATgaagatcagacacagcagtacgAGCGACCCCAAATGCggaagggataaatttgtgtgttttcctttgttcattgcacTCTTGTGGCAAGATCGCTAGCAAGAGTAtccttcctgcagtccagaagTAAAAACTGCATTGCTGAAGGATCCTTTGTCTCCGTGTTAATTTTTCTCTGCAGCAcagagcatctatttccaacatctatttccaacagggCAATATGGTGAGCGGGAAGTCTTTGGTTTCAATTTTTACAGAAGGCTCCAGCAGGGACTGCATTTTAATAGGCACTGGTGTCAGGGTCCTTGGTCAATCTTATCAGCTCTGAAGGCGGAGCTCCCTGAAACTGGATCCGGGCCCCAGGGGAAAGGGTGTGGAGAGTCAAAGGGATCCTCAGGTCTTGTTGGTGCGTCCCAAAGGCATCGGACGGCGGGGCCAGGATGACCTCGGCGCTGCCATGAACCAGGTCATTGGACACGGGCTCTGCGCGGAGCCTGCAGTTCTCAAAGAGTCTCTCCGGTTCCTCGGTTTTGATGACACCTTCTAGGGTGGCCGCCAGGGTTGCCTTACAGCCTTGTATCGCGTCCCGCATGACCTCCTCCGCCTCCAGCTTGCCCTTCTCGTTCCCTCCGAAGTAGTCGAGGGCCGGCCGGGTCAGGGCCTTCCACCTTGACCGCCCTGGAGGCTCTAGGGCCGGTCTCCACCGCCCCCTGAGGCCCCACCGACGGGTCCAGGCCAGGCCCCAGCTCCTGCTTCTCGGCCTTGACATGCAGCACCCGCGGCTGCACCGGGTGCAACTCGGGCCTGAAGGAGGCGCCCTCGGACGCGGCCGGCGACGGCAGGAGCAGCTGGTCGGCCTGAACCGCAGCAGCCGCGCCTGCGCGGGCGAAGGAGCGATGCACTTCTCCGGAGCCTGGGGCTGTGGTAACAGCAACACCTGCTCGGGGTTCACCTGCAGCAGCCGCCGCGCCGCTGGCTGTAAACCGAACGACGCTGCCTCCCCGCACGCAGAAACAGATTCGCAATGGCGGCCGCGCATGGCATAGCCTGCCACAGAAGGGTTTCCACGGCCGCTGCTCCAAAGGAGGTGCCCTCGACTGGCAGTGGGGACGAAGCGGGACACAAAGGGCGCGGCTGAGGCGGCCGCTCCAGTCTGGCTCTCTCCACGGTGGAGGGGAACGCCCGGCCCAGCCCGGATTGTGAGGTCAGCCGTTTGCTGGCGGCCTTCCCCTCCCGCCTTCGTTAAGACCCTTGGAAGGCCTTGGTTACCCAGAATCCTACACGGTTCAAAACGAAGCGCTCAGTCGCGGCTTCACCCAATCACAAGCGACCGATAGTCCCGGCCCGCCAATCACAGCAGGTTTTTCGGCTCTTCTCGCTCTCTACACTGGCCTCGTGCTGAGTCCTACATCACCTGCGATGGCGGGAGCTGCGGTAGGTGTTGCCCATTCCCTCCCCTCCGCCACACACTCTTTTTTCCCGTCGTTCTCTTCCGGCTATTGTTCTTAGTTACTGTTCTCCTGCCGTGAGCTGCGACAATGGCGTTGCCCAGGAAACGTTGCATTTCCATTCTGCTGACCTCCACGGAATGTGAAGTCTTGGGTCACAAGGTGGGCGACGACCTTGTGCACGAGTTTTGTGTGAGCTGAGTACACTGTCTGCCCTAGGTATCACCAGGGCTTTTGAATTTTTGCCAAGGGAGTAGAGGGAGATTTTCAACTTATCAGTAACCCATTAGGCTGATCTTGCTGAAAAGGGGCTTTGACTTTGTGTGGTTCTTGTGCTAGTAAAGCTTTGAATTAATCACCAGGCCCTGTAGCCTTCCAAAATATACATCccaaattcattcatttctttgggTCTCTACTGCCATTACCCCCTTCCAGGCTCCCGCCATGTTCACTTGGATACTGCCATAGCGTTGTAGATAGTCTCTGTCAGCCTTCCCCTCTACACTCTGGCTACCAGTGATCTTTTGAAAACACAAATCTAAGGTTGTCACACTTTTCCTGAAGCTTTCCATGGCTGCCCACTGATCATgtgataaaagtttaaaattcttGGCAAAGCCTTAAAAATCCCCCAGGGGCCTGGGCTTGAACCtaccactactactactattactgcTACACTATTATTAGGTTGATGTaccaggtcaagatatcgagaccatcctggtcaacatggtgaaaccccatctctactaaaatacaaaaaattagctgggcatggtggcgcgtgcctgtaatcccagctactcaggaggctgaggcaggagaattgcctgaacccaggaggcggaggttgcggtgagccgagattgcgccattgcactccagcctgggtaacaagagcgaaactccatctcaaaaaaaaaaaaaagtgattgtggtttttgccattaaacaGTTGCCACTCTGGCCCTGACTCTGGGTTTCAGCCACATTGGCCCCTTcagcattctctttcttttcttttctttttttttaatcatgccaTATGATTTTTAATTATGCATAAACATCTAACATATCACCCAGGGACCATTTCACCCACTGCTCTGTTTGGCTGCCAGTCTTTTGTCTCTCCCTTCAGCAATGGTGAGGCGGATACCCTTTCCTCGGGGAAGAGAAATCCATGGTTTGTTGCCCTtgccaataacaaaaatattgggAAGTCGAGTGGCAAAGCTGTTGCCGTTAGCATCTTTCACATGAACCGCATCAAAAGATCCAGGGTACCTCTCTCTGTTGGTAATCACACCAATTCTTCCCAGGTTAGCACCCCCAGTCACCATACACAGGTTACCGGTGTCAAACTTGATGAAATCAGTAATCTTGCCAGTCTCCAAATCAATCTGAATGGTGTCATTCACCTTGATGAGGGGATCAGGGTAGCGGATGGTGCGAGCATCATGAGTCACCAGATGAGGGATTCCTTTTGTGCCCACAAAGATTTTTCGTACTTTGCACAATTTGTACTTGGCCTCCTCAGGTGTAATACGATGTACAGCAAAGCGACCCTTGGTGTCATAGATCAGACGGAAATTCTCTCCCATCTTGTTAATGGTGATGACATCCATGAAACCAGCAGGGTAGGTTATATCAGTTCGGACTTTGCCATCAATCTTAATGAACCGCTGCATGCAAATCTTCTTTACTTCATCTCCTGTCAAGGCATACTTAAGTCTGTTCCTTAGGAAAATGATGAGGGGGAGACACTCTCTCAACTTGTGAGGACCGGTGGATGGACGAGGAGCAAACACACCGGTCAATTTATCCAGCATCCAATGCTTTGGAGCTGCCACCCGCTTCAGATGCTTCTTGGGACCACGAGCCATGGCTGTGTTAGGCAAGGAAAGAGGACCTCCGTCTTCCGGTGAGCGTAGAAATTGGGGCCCCAGCATCCTCTTTCTACTGCAGTGTGTTTAAACATGCTCAACCTGCTACTCTTTCCTTTGTGTCTCTTTAATTCCTCCTGCCCATTTTTCAAATTGCAGCTCAACTGGGACTTCTTCAGAGGAGCTTTTACTGACTGAAAATTAGGTCAAATCTTGGTCTGCTTACACCTCTATCACTTTGTTTGCTTACCACAgtttataattagaatttttatgtcATGATTCTACTGCCTCTGTCACTTGACTATAAAGTCTTTCAAGGCAGAATTGTTTGTGTTTTACCCATCATTAAGTCCCAAGTTCAGACCATTGAGACTGGCATATAGCgctcaataaacacttgttgagtaaataaatgaatagcacTGTGATGGGGTAATAATGAACTGGTAGTAATCACTGCCTGTTTTAAGGGCTTACTCTTATGCTACACTCTTTTCCAAATCCTTTCCGTGTTTATGCTTCTCCTTTTACTAGGATTGTGTTTATTTCCATTACACAtcaccaagaaaaacaaaaagaaatcctgtatTAACATTTGCTGCATTTCTAAATGATATTCTGGCCAAAAGCTGTAGTTTATCTTAAAGTAGATGATTTTTGCAATCAAGACAAGTTATCACTCAAAAAAGACCAACTCCAATTCATTGTCTAATACTGTGGTATCAAATGTAGTCAATAGGAgttcttaaacctgggagatagaCAAGGGCAACGGtttttaaactctttaaaatcTCAAAAACTCTTGGCcagtgctatggctcatgcctgtaatcccagcactttccaaggccaatgtgggtggatcatctgaggtcggtagtttgagaccagcctgaccaacgttgagaaaccccttctctattaaaaaaatacaaaaacttagccaggcgtggtggcgcatgcctgtaatcctagctactcaggaggctgaggcaggagaatcgattgaacctgggtggtagaggttgtggtgagccaagatcgtgccattgtactccaacctgggcaacaaaaagtgaaacttcatctcaaaaaaaaacccttcatacCCATAAAAAGTACTGAAGATCCCAAAAGAGCTTTTGTTCATGTGGATTTTATCTATCAATATTTACcatgttataaataaaaactgaagttttaaaaaatagttatcaatTCATTTAAAACATCAATAATAAAACCATTACGTGGTAACGCATTTTcatgggaaaaaaacagtattttcctCCTCATTACGCTCATGAGAGAATGAGGTGAAGAGAGCAAATACTGCGTTAggattattatgaaaatagttttaaccTAGCTGACTCTCTGAGAGTGTCAGTCCTTCTCCCATACTTTAAGAACCACTGTATTAAGGTTTAAATTGAAGAGGCAACTGTGCGCACAAGTAAAAGATGATAAAAGAGGCAGACAAATAAGTCAAGTTGTCAGAGGTGtatgaaccagagcaactccatctgagtaggggctgggtaaaatgaggcttaagacctactgggctgcactCTCAGAAGGTTAagacattctaagtcacagaatgAGATAGGAGGCTGGCACAAAATATATGTCATAAAATCCTTGCTGTTAAAATGGGTTGCAATAAAGAAGCCGGCTAAAACCCactaaaaccaagatggtgacgagAGTGACCTCttgtcatcctcactgctacactcccaccagtgccatgacagtttacagatgccatggcaatgtcagggagttaccctatgtggtctaaaaTGGGGatgcatgaataatccaccccttgatTAGCATATCAATAAgcaataaccataaaaatgggcaaccgtCAGCCCTTGGgactgctctgtctatggagtagccattattttattcctttacttaataaacttgctttcactttgcggacttgccctgaattcttttttttttttttttttttgagacagagtttcactcttgttacccaggctggagtgcaatggtgcgatctcggctcaccgcaacctctgcctcctggattcaggcaattctcctgcctcagcctcccaagtagctgggactataggcacgcgccaccatgcccagctaatttttgtgtttttagtagagacggggtttcaccatgttgactaggatggtcttgatctcttgacctcgagatccacctgccttggcctcccaaagtgctgggattacaggtgtgagccactgtgcctggccgccctgaattctttcttgtgtgagatccaagaaccctctcttttTGGGTCTGGATCCGGACGCATTTCCTGTAACATCTTTCTGGTGACCCAGATAGGAATTTAGTGTGGAAACCCCACACTAGTAAGTACTGGGTTCTTGTAACATCTTTCTGTTGACCACGGAATGGACCATACTGTGGAAACTCCCAACGCAAAGGCTAACTTTAGGTACGTGGTGGGGTCCGGTAACATCTTTCTGGTGAACCCTGAAGGTGTGATACTGAGAAGCCACCCCCCACCCGAAAGGAAATAGACTGCAGCACTGATTGgatgactttgggtaagtggtggGGTAGCTGGGTGAAGAATGGGATTGGGTTAGAGGCACAACTTAGAATTAGAGCCAATCCTAAAACAGAGTGGGTTAGAGGCCCCGCTTAATAAAAGGCAAGGTCGCTTGACTGTCCTTGGGTTAGAGGCCCAACTTAGGAGGGTTATAGTCCCTTCTGAGATTTAGGAGGATAGAGGCCCCTCTCAGCAAAGTCCCTTTTGGCTAGGAACAGGTTTGGCACCATGGGATGTTAACTTCTATTCTCTTTGAAATAATCTGCCTTGTACTCCTTGCTGACAGCTGTGGGTGACAGGGTTAGGCATGTACAGGATCATGGGACATGAGGAGCTTTTTCCTCCCATAAAGGGGAAACTTGAGAGTGACGGGACTGCTGGAAAAGATCCCTTCACTACCGAGAAGCAGCCGACTGAACCTTCCACTGTTGCTGCAGTGGGTGGGTCTTTCTCTGGCTTCCCTGAGCACCTCACCCTCCTATCCTGGCTCAGACAATGCTTtcatctctgcctcagcctcctgagtagctggaattacaggcacatgccaccatgcccagctaattttttgtatttcagtagaggcggggt
This Callithrix jacchus isolate 240 chromosome 2, calJac240_pri, whole genome shotgun sequence DNA region includes the following protein-coding sequences:
- the LOC100391528 gene encoding small ribosomal subunit protein eS4, X isoform-like; this translates as MARGPKKHLKRVAAPKHWMLDKLTGVFAPRPSTGPHKLRECLPLIIFLRNRLKYALTGDEVKKICMQRFIKIDGKVRTDITYPAGFMDVITINKMGENFRLIYDTKGRFAVHRITPEEAKYKLCKVRKIFVGTKGIPHLVTHDARTIRYPDPLIKVNDTIQIDLETGKITDFIKFDTGNLCMVTGGANLGRIGVITNRERYPGSFDAVHVKDANGNSFATRLPNIFVIGKGNKPWISLPRGKGIRLTIAEGRDKRLAAKQSSG